One Peterkaempfera bronchialis DNA window includes the following coding sequences:
- a CDS encoding MFS transporter: MSGETAVGARRRPLGDLRALPPLARLLISTQLAFNLGFYAVLPYLAGHLGGGLGMTGWLVGLVLGLRTFSQQGMFAVGGALTDRFGPRPVVLAGCGLRIAGFLWLGTARATWAVVAAVLLVGFAAALFSPAVESELARQAVRYEKAGHAPRTRVLGLFSAAGQLGAFAGPLLGSLLLPLGFRAACLAGAGVFVLVLAGHWRLMPGGHPGRAVGDAARGRAGGSLGGLLRNRRFMALALAYSSYLLAYNELYLALPQEVARATGSQAPLAWLFALSSLLVVAAQLPVSRWAAARLSPRGSVAGGLLLVAAGFAVVAVALPAGWRGVPGLGPAAGLVVLLTVGQMLVVPSVRAWVPELCDDRRLGLYTGALSSVSGLVVLVGSALTGRLLDLWGSGPLPWLVLAALPMAGAALVPRRTGS, translated from the coding sequence GTGAGTGGTGAGACGGCGGTCGGGGCGCGGCGGCGGCCGTTGGGCGATCTGCGGGCGCTGCCGCCGCTTGCCAGGCTGCTGATCAGCACGCAGCTTGCCTTCAACCTCGGCTTCTATGCGGTGCTGCCCTACCTCGCCGGGCATCTGGGCGGCGGGCTCGGTATGACGGGCTGGCTGGTCGGGCTGGTGCTGGGGCTGCGCACCTTCAGCCAGCAGGGGATGTTCGCGGTGGGCGGCGCGCTCACCGACCGGTTCGGGCCGCGCCCGGTGGTGCTGGCCGGATGCGGGCTGCGGATCGCCGGGTTCCTCTGGCTCGGGACGGCGCGGGCCACCTGGGCGGTGGTGGCGGCGGTGCTGCTGGTGGGCTTTGCGGCGGCGCTCTTCTCGCCCGCCGTGGAGTCGGAGCTGGCCCGCCAGGCCGTGCGGTACGAGAAGGCCGGGCATGCCCCGCGCACCCGGGTGCTGGGACTCTTCTCCGCCGCCGGGCAGCTGGGCGCCTTCGCCGGGCCGCTGCTGGGCTCGCTGCTGCTGCCGCTGGGCTTTCGGGCGGCCTGCCTGGCGGGTGCGGGGGTCTTTGTCCTCGTCCTGGCTGGGCACTGGCGGCTGATGCCGGGCGGGCACCCCGGGCGGGCAGTCGGCGACGCAGCGCGCGGGCGGGCCGGGGGCTCCCTGGGCGGGCTGCTGCGCAATCGGCGCTTCATGGCGCTGGCTCTGGCCTACAGCAGCTATCTGCTGGCGTACAACGAGCTCTATCTGGCCCTGCCGCAGGAGGTGGCCCGGGCGACCGGCTCGCAGGCGCCGCTGGCCTGGCTCTTTGCGCTCTCCTCGCTGCTGGTGGTGGCGGCGCAGCTGCCGGTCTCCCGGTGGGCTGCGGCCCGGCTGAGCCCCCGGGGGTCGGTGGCGGGCGGGCTGCTGCTGGTGGCGGCCGGGTTCGCGGTGGTGGCGGTGGCGCTGCCCGCCGGGTGGCGGGGCGTACCGGGGCTGGGACCGGCGGCGGGCCTGGTGGTGCTGCTCACCGTCGGGCAGATGCTGGTGGTGCCGTCCGTACGGGCCTGGGTGCCGGAACTCTGCGACGACCGGCGGCTGGGGCTGTACACCGGGGCGCTCTCCTCGGTCTCCGGGCTGGTCGTGCTTGTCGGCAGCGCCCTCACCGGCCGACTGCTGGACCTCTGGGGCAGTGGCCCGCTGCCGTGGCTGGTGCTGGCCGCGCTGCCGATGGCGGGCGCCGCCCTGGTGCCGCGCCGTACCGGATCGTGA